tttaTTCAATGTGTGAATGAGTGAATTGAAGATGCACAGGCCTGTATATGCAAAAAGtcctcatatattttatttctgtttcttctctgatgCAGATTCTGCTGGCTTCTTGAAAATCCAAGATATACTTGTTTCCTATGAGAAATTACGGAAACTTAACAAAATCACTGTAAACTTCTtacaggaaaaaatgacaaaaatggaaaaaatggttAGTGCACTACAAAACGAGCTATGAGAAGCCAAAGACATGATATCACGGTTAGAGCATCAAAAAGTGGAATGGGAACGTGAATTCTGCTGTTTGAGGTATAGCATCTTGGCTTGAAGGAAATATCTCAGCTCTTTCCTTTTATACTACAGATGTGTAGGGGCAGTTTTGCAATTGCTGACTTACCTTATGGGATTTTCCCGGAAAGAATACTTGTTTAGTGTTGTGAGGTGTGCGATTCTTGGAAATAACACAGCAAGTTCTTAACAGTGAATACTTATAATAATTTAATGTGTATTCCAAATCACAATTTTAACGGCCATATAAAAGTCCACCATAGTCCAAGAAACATCATTATTGAAGAGATTGAATTCTgcttgtttttcatctttctgtattttaattaatgCTGTCAGGAATGTCTTTTATATAAATCTGTTTCTACATGTCTGGTTACTTACTTGGAATCAATTCTTCAATATAATATAATCTGgttaaagtataaaaattttacaaaaggtctttaatccatatttttaaattgttctcagGAAAGTTTATATTACTTTCTGTACCTACCAACAGAGTATAAAATGGTCATTTTTCTCAAGACAGTAAAATTCCCCAAAATTGATTCCGTTTGCTTCTTAACATGCAGGGCTTAAAAGgtaaagtgggggtgcctgggtggctcagctggttaagcatctggcttcagctcaggtgatgatctcgtgagtttgagccttgctttgggtgggctcaagccctgctttgggtgagcacgagccccgcttcgggtggACTcctcttctcacactctgtctctccctgtctgtctgcccctcgtgggattctgtctctcttgctctctctccactCTTGCTCACTTGCATCAtctctgtctcaataaaaaatttaaacaaagtaaaatgggggtgcctgtgtggctcagtcagtcaagcgtccgactttggctcaggtcatgatctcagggttcgtgagttcgagccccacatcgagctgtgtgttgtcagtgcagagcccacttcggattttctgcctccctctctctctctctccccctcctttgtTTGCATgggctctccctttctctctcaaaaatgaataaacatttaaaaaaagtaatacgGAAAGTGATTACTGATAAGTTTTTTCAACATCTCTGTCATAGgtagataaaattatttcaaaagtgtATGCTGAAAGGTCATATTACTCTTTATTGTTTACTTAATTAATACGTATCCTGTGTTGTTCTAGAAGGGATGTTTAAGTGATTCCTAAAGTAGGTAATCATCAACAAGGTAAGTTGCAAGTGTtgtggaagaagaaataaaaaacataggcAACAGATATTAGACTCGTCAGCCTAGTCTTGGATGACAGTAATCTGCACGTGTATGTTGTGGAAACAACATCCACAGATGCTGTCTTTCACTGCACATCATTTTTAGAGGTACCTGTAAGGTTTCGTCAagtggaaattttatttccaggAAATTGATAAACTTGCTTGTAGACAGCAACTTCTCTTTTTTATGAGTGAATTATCTGTCCTATGGAGGAATAATTATACCTGTGGGAAAAGGGGTAATTTTCAACTCTTAACTTTCCTGAATAATTTCAAACTTCCTTTCCTACAACATCTATCAGAGTTATTACTGACTAAAACTAAGTTGCATAATGCTTTCTCCTGGCTTCTTTTCAACTGTATATATGGTGTGGAAGAGATTGaactgagaaattaaaaacatgagcCCTACAAGGAAAACAGTTGGAGAACATAGAAATTTTTCATTTGGATAATAAGCCAACTTATGTGGAACCAGATcataaaatgaactttttatGTCTaccaaagcaaattttaaaagaagcacatGTAATTGCAGATGTACcttaaaacaagaagaagaagaagaaagaagaaatgctgATACGTTATATGAAAAAATTAGGGAAaagttaagaagaaaagaagacgAATATAAGAAAGAAGTTGAAACAAAACAAGTTGAACTTGCTCTGAGAACGCTAAACATGGAATTGAAGGCCGCAAAAAATCAGGTAAATCAGTTTTTGataaaaactgtatttccatCAATATTACATAGTTtggtatattatacatatatattttatagtatccCTATGactcaatatatattatttaggtttaaaataaattaaaacatgggATCATGttcctttgaacatttttttaaagttctcctcCTCAgcttttgaccttttttttttttaatgggatgaGACCAGAATCATAATGAAATGTTTCTCCAGGTTGTAGAAGAACGCAGTGACACTCAGTGGCAACTTTCTCCAGAACAGAAGGCCAGAGTCTTACAAGATGGAAGTCTAAACAATCACCTTTGCAAGCAAAAGGAGCTAGAAATGGCTCATAAGAAAACTAATTCTAAAATATCTTCTTTAGTTATTTTGaagtacatgtgtgtatgtatttgtatacattctattttttagttattatttttatctccgtgtgtgtgtgtctatatgtgtgtgtgtgtgtatatatatatatatatatatatatatatgtatatatgaaactGAACTCTGTTCATCATGGAAACTATAGAGgattttaaaagcacatatatTTTGCGGAGGGGCATGGGGGACGGTGGCATTTTTGCTTCACTGgataaaataatattcttgatTAAATGCATTTGTCTGCAACAACTAGTGACATTCATAATGTCCTCATCCAAAGGAGAGGCTTTTATTACTTTCTGTAGGAATCGATGAGCTTTCCCTAATCTCAAAACTATCGCTACTAGCAACATGTGTTTTGGTTTTGAACAGTGACTTCACTGCCTTGATATATTAATAGGTTAGTTGAACACTTCGCTAATGGACAGGAGGACGAGTGTAGCCAGTTCACTGATCATATTTTCAGCATCAAGTCTCCTACTTTTGAGAAAAGTAATTTTGCTTCAAGTAGCATCCTATTTCATTACAAGGAATGTTTGATAACAATGGTATGCTGTGGTATatacttaataataatttattgataGGTATTTTATTCCTAATGAAATAGTTGAGTGTATTTCccctcttttatatttattactgttttcaaCATGAAGAGGAAATACAAGTTATTGTAGCAGTAAATAATCTCATGGTATTCTAAGAGATGTATAAATTTCACCTTATTTCCTATCAGTGTTTTGAAATACAAGACTTCTTTCGTACTTGTGTATTTACACTAGAGAAGTGGCAGTGGTTGGTGCAAGAGCACTAGTTGTGGAGTGAGAAGACCTGGGGAGAGTCCTGCAGCTCACCGTTTTAATCTCTCCATTCTAGAATTGTGATAATCAAATGAGTTCATTGATGTATGTAGAAGTGTTTCTATTATAGTACAGTGCCTAGATTTGTCAGTTATCAATAGATACAATTCTTATAACTGACTATAGAAATGGTAGCAAAGTAGATATCTATGAAATATTCTCAGGAAAGAAGAATTTTAGGAACTTTAATCTGTCCGAGTATATGCAGAGCTAAGGATTTTACTGTGAGGTAGCTGTGTTCGATATCTACTCTAAACTCAATTTTTAAGTGTAGTCagatttattaatcttttatttcagGCCTTTGGGTTTGTTGTAAATCAGAGAAAGGCTTTTCCAATTCTGAGATTCTGAACACTTTTCTCACagattcttttttactttcatgcCTTCATTATCTTCAGTTAAAGTTCTGAACTTTTGGGAACTTATGCTTGTATAAAATGTGAGATTTGGAGCcaactgtatttttttccagttggaTATTCACTTACTGTaaccttccttcctaccttcctttctttttatgtttctttattcattagagagagagagagagagggagagagagagagaaagagagaatgcaagcaggggaggggcagggagagggagagcgagaatcctgagcaggctcctgactgtcagcacagagcctgatgcggggcttgaacccacagaatgtgagatcattccctgagccaaaatcaagagtcagacacttacccaactgaaccaccctggcaccccctgCAGCCTTTTCATTGTTGAAACATAGATGATactttcatttcaaagaaaatcatGATAATGCCATTTTATTGAGTGCTATCTGAAAATGTGCTTGGTTTTACTTAGCTTTCtgataatcatgagaaaacacaAGATCGGTTGCATAGAAACCACATGTTGCAGGATGAAATTGTCGTGCTAAGACTGGAAAGAGACACCATAAAAAATCAGAACTAGGCAGGGAGATAACACCTTTTCTGTCTTTAACTGAATTCAGTGAACAGGAATGGTGTGTTACAGAAAGACGGTGAATTGATGTATGGTTGCTACTTCTCAAAGTACGTATATGAGAGTTGTCtattattaacataatttaataataaGATGATTTAGAAAATCGGTAACACAAATGTCTTATTAGGTAGTTGCGAGACAACTTCAACAAGAACTGGCTGATACTCTGAAGAAACAGTCTATGTCAGAGGCTTCCCCAGAGGTTGCGTCCCATCTTCGTCTGGAAGATGAAACACGGGATCTCAAGAAGAAATTAGGTCAAATCAGAAGTCAGGTATGTAATAAATGTAACCTGTCAACAGCTAACTTATAGCTGGTTAAATAATGTAAAGTGTTTTAGGATACTAATGTCCATGGACCGCTTtctttggtattttcattttaattaatttattatgatTTTAGTATCTTTACAATGCACTTATTTCGTAAATTCTGCCTTCCCTTCTACTATTCGTGTTATACATTGTTTTCTTATAATACTCTTAG
The sequence above is drawn from the Panthera uncia isolate 11264 unplaced genomic scaffold, Puncia_PCG_1.0 HiC_scaffold_655, whole genome shotgun sequence genome and encodes:
- the LOC125918301 gene encoding ankyrin repeat domain-containing protein 26-like isoform X4, with the translated sequence MISRLEHQKVEWEREFCCLRCTLKQEEEEERRNADTLYEKIREKLRRKEDEYKKEVETKQVELALRTLNMELKAAKNQVVARQLQQELADTLKKQSMSEASPEVASHLRLEDETRDLKKKLGQIRSQLQEAQERHAEAAKG
- the LOC125918301 gene encoding ankyrin repeat domain-containing protein 26-like isoform X2; this translates as MISRLEHQKVEWEREFCCLRCTLKQEEEEERRNADTLYEKIREKLRRKEDEYKKEVETKQVELALRTLNMELKAAKNQVVARQLQQELADTLKKQSMSEASPEVASHLRLEDETRDLKKKLGQIRSQLQEAQERHAEAVRYAEKMKDHMLKLKVKNARQEETIKHQAAQIQDLQSNLLKASMVSRSLNACPTERNPYFTDHMENLPDQNIWLILFLLATSDVILLYRRSRLNS